One Vibrio neonatus genomic window carries:
- the fdhF gene encoding formate dehydrogenase subunit alpha — translation MVQIVIDGKYRVVEKGLTLLEAANVCGVEIPSLCGANKSGEKVPCDLCVVEVESGGMKRACELEVYSGLNVVTQSSQLSQHRRDALNRIMTDHYADCEAPCKTACPAGVDIQSYLHHIAQNDHQKAIEVIKRTLPMPLSIGRVCPAFCETECRRGLVDDSIAIRQLKRHAADADLEAQQAYIAPKKPDRNKRIAIVGAGPGGLTAGYYLSNEGYQVSVFESMPHAGGWLRYGIPEYRLPKDILDKEIELMCRNGMSIECDKKLGRDFTLSSLSADFDAVCLAVGASKAVEMNYTGSDLNGCYLGVDYLKDYVTDKQYVTGKKVAVIGGGNTAIDCARTAVRDGADTTLIYRRTRAEMPAEDYEIEEAEHEGVKFHFLTNPSQNLADEVGHVNAIVLEKMALGPADASGRRSPQSTGEFFTEAFDTVIAAVSQKPDLSFMDDESLELPLTRWNTAEVDPKTLHSGTGNIFSIGDFRRGPATAVEAVADGRIVAQAIDRFFDGDMHNIPVTPFNSRKGKNLRQVDSLHFQNIQKVARSIMPELTSEQREQSFAEVELGFDNREAMAEAARCLECGCQANTECDLRDYSTEYGALQSFDDAIEIKSDSDWQAVRTRDTRQKFSVDSSSEFIVFDANRCISCGQCVQACSDQAVHGVLSFMTDKGGRPASRPECRPNFGDNQTLMGDSNCVQCGACVQVCPTGAIMDARDRAQGRIETLKVVDTICTYCGVGCKVSMHVDEQSNQIRYVKGGNSPVNEGMLCVKGRFGFDFVGSDARLTTPLIRKDGRLQPASWEEAIALIANKFSTIKQTYGGNALAGFSSAKTTNEDNYAFQKFVRRELGTNNVDHCARLCHASTVTGLEASLGSGAMTNDIPSIQYSDVIFVIGSDTTAAHPIIASHIKQAIRHKGARLIVADPKKIALADHAELYLAQRPGTDVMLLNGVMQQIIKNGWHDMAYIEERVDGFDTLLQEVMSPSYALDKVELVTGIKASDIYAMARMIGTAKRTAVYYAMGITQHTTGHDNVRSIANLQLLCGNIGIEGGGINPLRGQSNVQGACDMGALPNNFPGYQKVYNPLIHQKFAMEWNAPDLPNEAGLTLTEIIDAACKREVRGLYVMGENPALSDPDQTHVLAGLESLDFLVVQDIFLTETAEYADVVLPSCSFAEKSGHFTNTERRVQRLNPVVNPPGEALEDWVIIQKIANAMGGGWNYQSVSDITYEITRVTPQYAGLGWDAIPANGKHWPSNKNNPQGTRIMHKEQFIRGRGQMEAIPFRYAAELPDEEYPLILTTGRILEQFHTGTMTRKTKGLDKLAGPRAMISVADAEALDIGNGDMLTVSTRRGEIDIAAFVTKRMQQGVVFIPFHFVESPVNRLTNTAKDPHSKIPEFKVAAVKVVKKVAQEMC, via the coding sequence ATGGTTCAAATTGTCATTGATGGAAAATATCGAGTCGTTGAAAAAGGGCTTACACTGCTTGAAGCCGCCAATGTATGCGGGGTAGAGATCCCTTCGCTTTGCGGTGCGAACAAAAGTGGTGAAAAAGTCCCTTGTGACTTGTGTGTGGTTGAAGTGGAAAGTGGCGGTATGAAGCGCGCCTGTGAACTTGAAGTTTACAGTGGCTTGAACGTAGTTACCCAATCTTCTCAGCTTAGCCAACATCGCCGCGATGCGCTCAATCGAATCATGACCGATCACTATGCTGACTGTGAAGCGCCTTGCAAAACAGCTTGCCCGGCAGGGGTGGATATTCAATCTTATCTGCACCACATCGCGCAAAACGATCATCAAAAAGCCATTGAAGTGATTAAACGTACGTTGCCAATGCCTTTGTCGATTGGCCGTGTGTGTCCTGCTTTTTGTGAAACTGAATGTCGCCGTGGCTTAGTGGATGACTCTATTGCTATTCGTCAATTGAAACGCCATGCCGCAGATGCCGATCTTGAAGCTCAGCAAGCGTACATTGCGCCAAAAAAACCAGATCGTAATAAGCGTATTGCGATTGTCGGTGCCGGTCCGGGCGGATTGACCGCAGGGTATTATCTCTCCAATGAGGGTTATCAGGTTAGCGTATTTGAATCTATGCCTCACGCGGGTGGCTGGTTACGTTACGGCATTCCTGAATATCGCTTACCTAAAGATATCTTAGACAAAGAAATTGAGCTGATGTGTCGCAATGGCATGTCGATAGAGTGTGATAAAAAGCTCGGTCGAGATTTTACTTTGTCTTCGCTCAGCGCCGATTTTGATGCCGTGTGTTTGGCTGTTGGCGCATCTAAAGCAGTAGAAATGAATTACACCGGTAGCGATTTAAACGGTTGTTACTTGGGCGTTGATTACCTAAAAGATTATGTGACTGACAAGCAGTATGTGACCGGTAAAAAAGTGGCGGTGATCGGTGGGGGCAATACCGCCATTGATTGCGCGCGCACAGCGGTTCGCGATGGCGCAGACACTACGTTGATTTACCGCCGTACTCGCGCCGAAATGCCAGCGGAAGATTATGAAATTGAAGAGGCAGAGCATGAAGGGGTGAAGTTTCATTTCTTGACCAATCCTTCGCAAAACCTTGCCGATGAAGTGGGGCATGTTAATGCCATCGTACTGGAAAAAATGGCGCTTGGGCCAGCGGATGCATCCGGTCGCCGCTCTCCGCAGTCAACGGGGGAGTTTTTTACCGAAGCGTTTGATACTGTGATTGCCGCGGTATCGCAAAAACCCGACCTCAGTTTTATGGACGATGAAAGCCTAGAGCTTCCTCTTACCCGCTGGAATACCGCCGAGGTGGATCCTAAAACATTACATAGCGGTACGGGCAATATTTTCAGCATTGGTGATTTTCGTCGCGGCCCTGCAACAGCGGTGGAAGCGGTGGCTGATGGTCGCATTGTAGCGCAAGCCATTGACCGTTTTTTTGACGGTGATATGCACAACATTCCAGTGACGCCATTTAACTCGCGTAAAGGTAAAAACTTGCGCCAAGTGGATTCACTGCATTTTCAAAATATCCAAAAAGTGGCGCGCTCGATAATGCCTGAGCTCACCAGTGAGCAGCGAGAGCAAAGCTTTGCTGAAGTTGAATTAGGCTTTGATAATCGCGAAGCAATGGCAGAGGCGGCGCGCTGTTTGGAGTGTGGCTGTCAGGCAAATACAGAATGCGACCTTCGTGATTACTCCACCGAATATGGCGCGTTGCAATCATTTGACGACGCGATAGAAATCAAATCAGATTCAGATTGGCAAGCGGTTCGCACTCGTGATACTCGCCAAAAATTCAGTGTCGATAGCAGTTCAGAATTTATTGTCTTTGATGCCAACCGCTGCATCAGTTGCGGGCAGTGTGTGCAAGCCTGTAGCGACCAAGCGGTGCACGGCGTACTTAGCTTTATGACCGACAAGGGCGGCCGTCCGGCTTCACGTCCTGAATGTCGTCCTAATTTTGGTGATAACCAAACACTGATGGGCGATTCAAACTGCGTTCAATGTGGCGCGTGCGTGCAAGTGTGTCCGACTGGCGCAATTATGGATGCGCGTGATAGAGCGCAAGGGCGCATCGAAACATTAAAAGTGGTTGATACCATTTGTACGTACTGCGGAGTAGGGTGCAAAGTCAGCATGCACGTGGATGAGCAGAGCAATCAGATCCGCTATGTGAAAGGCGGCAACTCTCCAGTCAACGAAGGAATGCTGTGCGTTAAAGGTCGATTTGGCTTTGATTTTGTCGGCAGTGATGCACGTTTAACTACGCCTTTGATTCGTAAAGATGGTCGCTTGCAACCTGCGTCATGGGAAGAGGCTATTGCGTTAATTGCCAATAAATTTAGCACTATTAAACAGACTTATGGCGGCAATGCGTTAGCGGGATTCTCCTCGGCAAAAACCACCAATGAAGATAACTATGCGTTCCAAAAATTTGTTCGTCGAGAGCTTGGAACCAACAATGTAGATCACTGTGCTCGCCTATGCCACGCCTCAACTGTTACCGGTTTGGAAGCCTCACTCGGTAGCGGGGCAATGACCAATGATATTCCGAGTATTCAATATTCGGATGTGATTTTTGTGATTGGCTCTGATACCACGGCCGCGCACCCAATAATTGCCTCACATATCAAGCAAGCGATTCGTCATAAAGGCGCACGTTTGATTGTGGCTGATCCTAAGAAAATTGCTTTGGCTGACCATGCCGAGCTGTATCTAGCGCAAAGACCGGGCACGGATGTGATGTTGTTAAACGGTGTGATGCAACAGATCATCAAAAACGGCTGGCATGACATGGCGTATATCGAAGAGCGTGTAGACGGCTTTGATACCTTGTTGCAAGAGGTGATGTCGCCAAGCTACGCCCTAGATAAAGTGGAGTTGGTCACTGGCATTAAAGCCAGCGATATTTATGCCATGGCTCGTATGATAGGAACGGCGAAACGTACTGCCGTGTATTACGCTATGGGCATTACCCAGCATACGACCGGGCATGACAATGTTCGTTCTATTGCCAACCTGCAATTGCTGTGTGGCAACATTGGCATTGAAGGTGGCGGTATTAACCCGCTACGTGGTCAATCCAATGTGCAGGGGGCTTGTGATATGGGGGCGTTGCCAAATAACTTCCCTGGTTATCAAAAGGTGTATAACCCACTGATACATCAAAAGTTTGCGATGGAATGGAACGCGCCTGATCTGCCCAATGAAGCCGGTTTAACCCTAACCGAAATTATTGATGCAGCGTGCAAACGTGAAGTGCGCGGTTTGTATGTGATGGGTGAAAACCCTGCGCTGAGCGACCCAGACCAAACTCACGTATTAGCAGGGCTTGAGTCATTAGATTTCTTAGTGGTGCAAGATATTTTCCTCACAGAAACCGCTGAGTACGCCGATGTGGTATTACCATCGTGTTCTTTCGCCGAAAAATCAGGTCATTTCACCAATACTGAACGCCGCGTACAGCGATTAAATCCTGTGGTCAATCCGCCGGGTGAAGCATTAGAAGATTGGGTGATTATCCAAAAAATCGCTAACGCTATGGGCGGCGGTTGGAATTATCAAAGTGTCAGTGATATCACCTATGAGATCACGCGAGTGACCCCGCAATATGCAGGGCTCGGCTGGGATGCGATACCCGCCAATGGCAAACACTGGCCAAGTAACAAAAATAATCCGCAAGGCACTCGCATCATGCATAAAGAGCAATTTATACGTGGGCGAGGGCAGATGGAGGCAATTCCGTTTCGTTATGCAGCGGAGCTTCCTGATGAGGAATATCCGTTAATTCTGACCACAGGGCGCATTTTAGAGCAGTTCCATACCGGCACTATGACTCGTAAAACCAAAGGCTTAGATAAGCTTGCGGGCCCAAGAGCTATGATCAGTGTCGCTGATGCCGAAGCACTCGATATTGGCAATGGTGATATGCTTACGGTCTCAACTCGCCGAGGTGAAATTGATATTGCGGCGTTTGTGACTAAGCGAATGCAACAAGGGGTGGTGTTTATTCCATTCCACTTTGTCGAATCACCAGTAAACCGGCTGACGAATACCGCCAAAGATCCGCACTCGAAAATTCCTGAGTTTAAGGTCGCTGCGGTGAAAGTGGTGAAGAAAGTGGCGCAAGAGATGTGCTAG
- a CDS encoding ABC transporter substrate-binding protein, with translation MNKLIGFLLFLSSSAFSEEIEFLHWWTSKGELSALSVIEDRFDDSQYVIKSDPIVGGGGRVAKSTLQFRAIAGNPPDMALMEGPAISSWAALGFLLELDDIAEINTWDRFLYDDIKSINKYGGKYVAIPLNIHRLNWMWINNEVLTKFDLDVPHNWDSLINVLNTLKSSGVEPIALGNDQWQIVQLFENIAFGVGGPDYYMKAFVDRDENFLGSETTELVFKRFREISKINSSSLPTMTWDEGVAALIRGDRAFQFTGDWALGEMLNNKIDIPEHILCMPFPSIKPGFIYNSDSLVFFKKFSEKEKFPESILEKISSPLFIKEMNKRKGSIPAQHNISIDDFSECQKKSYSDYHQAKRDNAIVPSIVDSMAVDPVIQNAVANEVYRYFLDESIDTQKVIHRLLSIRVKRLH, from the coding sequence ATGAATAAATTAATTGGATTTCTATTATTTTTATCAAGTAGTGCTTTTTCAGAAGAAATTGAGTTTTTACATTGGTGGACCTCAAAAGGTGAATTATCAGCACTATCTGTAATCGAAGACAGATTTGATGATTCTCAATACGTTATTAAAAGTGACCCGATAGTCGGCGGAGGTGGAAGAGTAGCGAAAAGCACATTGCAATTTAGAGCTATTGCAGGTAATCCACCCGACATGGCTTTGATGGAGGGCCCTGCTATTTCTTCTTGGGCTGCTTTAGGCTTTCTATTGGAATTAGATGATATTGCAGAAATAAACACATGGGATAGATTTCTATATGATGATATAAAAAGTATTAATAAATATGGTGGGAAGTATGTAGCGATTCCATTAAATATTCATCGGTTAAACTGGATGTGGATTAATAATGAAGTATTAACCAAATTTGATCTAGACGTTCCACATAATTGGGATTCATTAATTAATGTCTTAAATACTTTAAAAAGTTCAGGAGTAGAACCAATTGCTTTAGGTAATGATCAATGGCAAATAGTTCAATTGTTCGAAAATATTGCGTTTGGTGTTGGTGGACCAGATTATTACATGAAAGCATTTGTAGATCGTGATGAGAATTTTCTTGGAAGCGAAACAACAGAACTTGTATTTAAACGTTTTAGGGAAATTAGCAAAATAAATTCCTCCTCATTACCTACTATGACATGGGATGAAGGTGTAGCGGCTTTAATTCGTGGTGATAGAGCTTTTCAGTTTACGGGAGACTGGGCTCTAGGTGAAATGTTAAATAATAAAATTGATATTCCAGAACACATTTTGTGCATGCCCTTTCCTTCAATAAAACCAGGTTTTATTTATAACTCTGATAGCTTGGTTTTCTTTAAGAAATTCTCAGAAAAAGAAAAGTTCCCAGAGAGTATATTAGAAAAAATATCTTCTCCTTTATTTATAAAAGAAATGAACAAAAGAAAGGGTAGCATTCCTGCCCAGCATAATATATCAATTGATGATTTCTCAGAATGCCAGAAAAAATCCTATTCAGACTACCATCAAGCAAAAAGAGATAATGCTATTGTGCCTAGTATTGTAGATTCAATGGCTGTTGACCCGGTAATTCAAAATGCAGTAGCTAATGAGGTATATCGGTACTTTCTTGACGAATCAATCGACACTCAAAAGGTCATTCATCGCTTATTAAGTATTCGAGTGAAGAGACTACATTAG
- the kdgR gene encoding DNA-binding transcriptional regulator KdgR: MDKSTRPEAVSSVLKVFSILQALAEQKDISVSELSQRLMMSKATTYRFLQTMKTLGFVSQEDETEKYALTLKLFELGAKALEYVDLIDIADKEMQEITRLTNETVHLGALDEGAIIYLHKIDSSYNLRMHSRVGRRNPLYSTAIGKVLLAGKSDEEAIAVLQGVEFVQHTEKTHQNIQQLMQEIEQVRVQHFGEDNEEQEPGLRCIAAPIYDRFGNTIAAVSVSFPTVRFDIERKPQYVAMLQTAGKRISEQLGYHDYPSITTQE, translated from the coding sequence ATGGACAAATCCACTCGACCTGAAGCCGTATCATCGGTTCTAAAGGTGTTTAGCATTTTACAAGCATTGGCCGAGCAAAAAGACATTAGTGTTTCTGAATTATCTCAACGCTTAATGATGTCCAAGGCAACTACCTATCGATTTTTACAAACCATGAAAACGTTGGGCTTTGTCTCTCAAGAAGATGAAACAGAAAAATACGCACTCACACTCAAGTTATTCGAATTGGGTGCAAAAGCCTTAGAGTACGTGGATCTTATTGATATTGCAGATAAAGAAATGCAAGAAATCACCCGCCTAACCAACGAGACTGTCCATTTAGGCGCTCTAGATGAAGGCGCGATTATTTATCTGCATAAAATTGATTCTAGCTATAACTTACGTATGCACTCTCGTGTAGGTAGACGTAACCCTCTTTACAGCACAGCCATTGGCAAGGTTCTTCTAGCGGGTAAATCCGACGAAGAAGCAATAGCGGTTTTGCAGGGCGTCGAATTTGTTCAGCATACTGAAAAAACGCATCAAAACATTCAGCAGCTCATGCAGGAAATAGAACAAGTTCGAGTGCAGCACTTTGGTGAAGACAACGAAGAACAAGAACCAGGTCTACGTTGTATTGCGGCTCCTATCTATGATCGCTTTGGCAATACCATTGCCGCGGTATCAGTATCATTCCCGACCGTGCGCTTTGATATAGAGCGTAAACCTCAGTACGTAGCCATGCTACAAACAGCAGGTAAGCGTATTTCTGAACAGTTGGGTTATCACGACTATCCAAGCATCACGACTCAAGAATAG
- a CDS encoding ATP-binding protein, whose translation MFAKLHFQSMVFRITFSMLAVILLAEFFVGTIWYTSTSNSKKESAWSAMSAITLSAADTINYFVDLPLNYRHLVLEQLRNIGGTRFFISVNNHYIDIKPLEDYSIVQNIESHSTALLYDKLNHQSDTSVVITKREDLVVFDSKMKIDDLPALWRDYTLVLGELDLPIVVIQKKLDDGHWLYMATVLPLSFSSLTNVIIESKQLLFLLIVTILLSFVSYIVTQKEIRPFRSLAKSASLMSAQLEVEQIKEEGSIETRAAIHAFNKMNYRIKSYLRDRELFFNAVSHDIKTPLACLKLRTEMLPDEKTRGRFEKLLKDMELMLNGALQCLKDEGIHEELEWVDIIDVITLCSEIHNQNGRKVYIEYNNNVEIFGKPLAIKRCISNIIENGVKYGNKVDVSVVIKNKLASITIRDYGEGIPTDKFEEVFKPYSRLDPLSVDGSGLGLSIARNIARNHGGDIILSNSKDEGLIVKITLESVK comes from the coding sequence ATGTTTGCTAAACTTCATTTCCAATCAATGGTATTCCGCATTACCTTTTCGATGCTTGCTGTTATTCTACTGGCAGAATTTTTTGTTGGTACTATATGGTATACAAGTACTTCTAACTCCAAAAAAGAATCGGCATGGAGTGCCATGTCTGCCATAACTCTATCAGCCGCCGATACAATAAATTACTTTGTAGATTTACCATTAAACTACAGACACTTGGTTCTTGAACAATTGAGAAATATTGGTGGGACGCGATTTTTTATATCCGTGAATAATCACTATATCGATATTAAGCCACTAGAAGACTATTCAATAGTCCAAAATATTGAATCCCATTCAACCGCTCTTTTATATGACAAATTGAACCATCAAAGTGATACATCGGTAGTTATCACTAAGAGAGAAGACTTAGTTGTTTTTGACTCAAAAATGAAAATAGACGATCTTCCAGCCCTATGGAGAGATTACACTTTAGTATTGGGGGAGCTTGATTTACCTATAGTTGTAATTCAAAAGAAATTAGACGATGGCCATTGGTTGTATATGGCTACTGTTTTGCCCTTATCTTTTAGTTCTCTCACAAATGTCATTATTGAAAGTAAGCAATTGTTGTTTTTATTGATAGTCACGATCCTTTTGTCATTTGTTTCTTATATTGTAACGCAAAAAGAAATTCGTCCTTTCCGCTCTTTAGCTAAATCAGCATCTTTAATGAGTGCGCAATTAGAGGTTGAGCAGATCAAGGAGGAGGGAAGCATTGAAACACGTGCTGCTATTCATGCGTTCAATAAAATGAATTATAGAATTAAATCTTATTTGAGAGATAGGGAGCTATTCTTTAATGCCGTATCTCACGATATTAAAACACCATTAGCCTGTTTAAAGCTCAGAACTGAAATGTTACCAGATGAAAAAACTCGCGGAAGATTTGAAAAGTTACTCAAAGATATGGAGCTTATGTTGAATGGAGCATTACAGTGTTTAAAAGACGAAGGTATACATGAAGAGTTAGAGTGGGTCGATATAATCGATGTCATTACTTTATGTTCTGAAATACATAATCAAAATGGGCGCAAGGTTTATATAGAATACAATAATAATGTCGAAATTTTCGGGAAACCATTGGCAATAAAACGATGTATATCAAATATAATTGAAAATGGCGTTAAATATGGAAACAAAGTGGACGTTTCAGTTGTAATTAAGAATAAACTTGCTTCTATTACTATACGTGACTATGGCGAAGGAATACCAACAGATAAGTTTGAAGAAGTATTTAAACCCTATAGTCGCTTAGATCCATTGTCTGTTGATGGCAGTGGTTTAGGTCTTTCCATTGCTAGAAATATAGCGCGTAACCACGGTGGAGACATTATCTTGTCTAACTCAAAAGACGAAGGGTTGATTGTTAAAATTACGTTGGAAAGTGTGAAATAA
- a CDS encoding DUF3047 domain-containing protein: MNRYKRYMQGTLLLSFILSSNSLAGDSINLTDIANNGMQNWQTKILSDTTRYDVTEYLAQPAVFASSHNSASGLILKKRIDLLATPFMNWSWAIKTPLSEVDETKKEGDDFAARIYIVIDGGMMFWSTKSISYIWSSAQEKGQIWDNPFAGSNVKMLSLQDKSSNIGKWYQQKRNIYQDLMAAFGDKGSKSANQKSYRYIDMVAIMTDTDNSGGHAEAYYGDIVFSSR; the protein is encoded by the coding sequence ATGAACAGATATAAGCGCTATATGCAGGGTACGTTATTGCTCAGTTTTATTCTTAGTAGCAATTCGTTAGCTGGCGACTCTATTAACCTTACCGATATCGCCAATAATGGCATGCAAAACTGGCAGACTAAAATCCTGTCTGATACTACGCGTTACGATGTCACTGAGTATCTGGCTCAGCCAGCGGTTTTCGCCAGTAGCCACAATTCAGCTTCAGGATTAATACTAAAAAAACGAATCGATTTATTGGCTACCCCTTTTATGAACTGGTCTTGGGCAATCAAAACTCCGTTATCTGAGGTAGATGAAACTAAAAAAGAAGGCGATGATTTTGCCGCTAGAATATATATCGTCATCGATGGCGGAATGATGTTCTGGAGCACTAAATCCATCAGCTATATATGGTCAAGCGCCCAAGAAAAAGGTCAGATTTGGGACAACCCCTTCGCGGGTAGCAATGTAAAAATGTTGTCACTGCAAGACAAAAGCTCAAACATAGGTAAGTGGTATCAACAGAAACGAAATATCTATCAGGATTTAATGGCTGCATTTGGTGACAAAGGTAGCAAGAGTGCCAACCAGAAAAGCTACCGCTATATCGATATGGTGGCGATTATGACTGATACGGATAATAGTGGTGGACATGCTGAAGCTTATTATGGGGATATTGTTTTTTCTTCACGGTGA
- a CDS encoding PTS transporter subunit EIIC — protein sequence MFNNLKSALSRLSSIGKALMLPISILPAAGLLLAFGAKFDLPLMMRAGGIIFDNLSLLFAVGAAVGLTKESGIAALAAIVAMLVMNATMGTFLGITPEMAMAGGKYAMVMGIPSLQTGVFGGLIAGVLAAVMYQKFFNTKLPDFLGFFAGKRFVPIVTAFAAFLIGLVLPHIWSYIQSGIDALSHMANGGNMYVSTFIYGFMERALIPVGLHHIFYSPYWFSFGEYTSASGAIVNGDHTIWFKMLEDGVRNFSTEEYQSAGKFLSGNFAIYMFAFPAACLAMYHEANDKNKKIAAGILGSAALTSFVTGITEPVEFAFIFVAPLLYVFSAIMAGVSYAVTYALEVHIGKTFSAGVIDFISFGILPSMDGFNTNWIYVIAWGTVMATIYYSVFRFAIRKFNFKTVGRDDNEVQAVNITNEELARELIPLIGGKSNITNIGACITRLRLELKDLTVVDDEAIKSLGAMGVIRVGSTGLQIILGSKAQFVADIITQSNDTSEEQMVAYP from the coding sequence ATGTTCAACAACCTTAAGAGTGCATTATCCCGCCTCTCTTCTATTGGGAAAGCCTTGATGCTCCCAATATCGATACTTCCTGCTGCAGGTCTATTGCTCGCATTTGGTGCCAAGTTTGATCTACCCCTTATGATGAGAGCGGGTGGGATTATATTTGACAATTTATCGTTACTATTTGCCGTAGGTGCTGCCGTTGGTTTAACTAAAGAATCAGGAATTGCAGCACTAGCTGCTATTGTTGCTATGTTGGTAATGAATGCAACAATGGGTACATTTTTGGGAATTACCCCGGAAATGGCTATGGCTGGTGGTAAATATGCGATGGTAATGGGTATTCCATCGCTGCAAACGGGAGTATTTGGAGGTCTGATTGCGGGTGTTCTTGCTGCAGTAATGTATCAAAAATTCTTCAATACCAAGCTACCAGATTTCCTAGGATTTTTTGCTGGTAAGCGGTTTGTTCCTATCGTTACGGCTTTTGCTGCTTTCTTAATAGGTCTTGTTTTACCTCATATTTGGTCTTATATACAGTCGGGAATTGATGCTCTTTCTCATATGGCCAATGGCGGTAATATGTATGTCTCTACTTTCATTTATGGCTTTATGGAGAGAGCATTAATCCCTGTTGGTCTTCATCATATCTTTTATAGCCCTTACTGGTTCTCTTTTGGTGAATATACTTCTGCATCAGGTGCTATTGTAAATGGTGATCATACGATTTGGTTCAAAATGCTTGAGGACGGTGTTCGAAACTTCTCTACTGAAGAGTATCAATCTGCTGGGAAGTTTCTATCTGGTAACTTTGCTATCTATATGTTCGCTTTTCCTGCTGCGTGTTTGGCAATGTACCACGAAGCCAATGACAAAAATAAGAAGATTGCAGCCGGTATTTTAGGATCAGCTGCTCTAACATCATTTGTAACAGGGATCACTGAGCCGGTTGAATTCGCTTTCATTTTTGTTGCTCCGTTACTTTACGTATTCTCAGCGATTATGGCTGGTGTATCTTATGCGGTTACATATGCGTTAGAAGTGCATATTGGTAAGACGTTCTCAGCTGGAGTGATTGACTTTATCTCATTTGGAATATTGCCATCAATGGATGGGTTTAATACAAACTGGATTTATGTCATTGCTTGGGGAACGGTGATGGCGACGATATACTATAGTGTTTTCCGTTTCGCCATTCGCAAATTTAACTTCAAAACTGTTGGTAGAGATGACAATGAAGTGCAAGCCGTTAATATTACAAACGAAGAATTAGCTAGAGAGCTTATTCCTTTGATTGGTGGAAAGTCAAATATCACCAATATTGGTGCATGTATTACAAGACTACGTTTAGAGTTGAAAGACTTAACAGTTGTTGATGATGAGGCTATTAAATCTCTTGGAGCTATGGGTGTTATACGAGTTGGTTCTACTGGCTTACAAATAATCCTTGGCTCAAAAGCCCAATTTGTCGCTGATATTATCACGCAATCTAATGATACCAGCGAAGAACAAATGGTCGCCTATCCATAA
- a CDS encoding response regulator transcription factor encodes MDKRTVLIVDDSQEVLDALSEYLEVANFNVVTALHGGQMWQVLETVSPDLIILDIMLPGDDGLTLCQKLRHSSQVPIIMLTAVTDDADRIAGLEIGADDYITKSFNPRELLARIKALLRRSSYTNKQTSRYIQFMDWKFDTLKRNLVGTNDEIVVLSGSDFNLLTLMLSSPNKLLTRDDIAQALWGRNAEPLERGIDVQVSRLRKQIGDHDRSVIMSLRNQGYMFVSEQMEF; translated from the coding sequence TTGGACAAGCGAACTGTTTTAATCGTTGATGATAGTCAAGAAGTTCTTGATGCACTGAGTGAATATCTAGAAGTTGCAAATTTCAATGTTGTGACGGCACTCCATGGTGGTCAGATGTGGCAAGTTTTAGAGACGGTATCTCCTGATCTAATCATTCTCGATATCATGTTACCTGGTGATGATGGTTTAACCCTTTGCCAGAAACTAAGACATTCATCGCAAGTTCCCATCATTATGCTAACAGCAGTTACCGATGATGCGGATCGCATTGCAGGGTTAGAAATAGGTGCGGACGATTACATTACTAAGTCATTTAACCCCAGAGAGTTACTAGCGCGAATAAAAGCGTTACTTAGACGTTCAAGTTATACGAATAAACAAACCTCACGTTATATTCAGTTTATGGATTGGAAGTTTGATACCTTAAAACGAAATTTAGTCGGTACTAATGATGAAATTGTTGTTCTTTCTGGTTCTGATTTTAATCTTTTAACTTTAATGTTGAGCTCTCCGAATAAACTTCTCACTCGGGATGACATTGCACAAGCTCTATGGGGGCGTAATGCTGAACCACTTGAAAGAGGCATCGATGTTCAGGTAAGTCGCCTAAGAAAACAGATAGGTGACCACGATAGAAGTGTCATTATGAGCTTGCGAAATCAGGGCTATATGTTTGTTTCTGAACAGATGGAGTTTTAG